The following nucleotide sequence is from Glycine max cultivar Williams 82 chromosome 9, Glycine_max_v4.0, whole genome shotgun sequence.
TGCAATTAGATACAAAATTAGCCATTTTTGAAACtggaataaaagaaatagaTCTTTTAGCTCCTTATCGTCGGGAGGAAAAATAAGACTTTTCGGTGGagttggagtgggtaaaatggTATTAATTATGGAATTGATCAATAATATTGCCAAAGCTCATGAAGGTGTATTTGTATTTTGCGGAGTAGGTGAACATACTCGTGAGGAAAATGATCtttatatgaaaatgaaagaatCTTGAGTAATTAATCAACAAAATAttgcataataaaaaatagctctTGTATATAGTTAAATGAATGAACTGCTCGGGCGATTAGAAAAGAAAGATGTATTAATGACAAACATAATTttggataaatttataaatttaagataaatttattattactaattaaattaagCACTTTTCTTAATATTGATGAATTAAGTAATTAAGCCTGatatataataacataacaataataaaaattagtggGGAAAAACAAATGGTGTACTTAGCAAAAGCCGCATCAAAATTGTGATACATTTCATATCCAAAGCCCACTAACTCCCCGCACGGACTTCACCTTCAACCCaaacacaaaaagaaggaaagagaagaagatgCATGAAAATCGAAAAATTCCCCAAACTTCACACCGTACAAAACCCTAGCCCAATTTTACCCTTCCCCAAATTCAATTCCTTCAAATCCCTTCCCTATAATCTCGATTTTGCTTCGTGCAATCTCTCTTCGATCCCAATGGACGACATGGAAGACGACGCAAGGTACCCTCCCAAGTCCTTCTCCCTCAACCGGCAGAACCCTTCCCACCGCCACAAACACCCCATACGCGCCGCCCCCTACCACCGCCCAATGCCCACGCGCTACCAGGAACCCGACGATGATGAGGACGACAACGAACCCGACGATTTCGACGACGACGAAGCTGAAAACGGTTACGACGACGAAAACAACATCGCCGCGTATCCTCGGATCCCGAAGAAGCGCAAGGTAGTCGGCACTGCAGCGGCAGGAGGTTCTTACGAGTTCGCGCCACGTGTCAATTTCTCCTACGGAAACTCCCGCGGTTCGGGTTCGGGCGAGGAGTGGAACGAGCACGAGACTTTCGTACTGTTAGAAGTTTGGGGAGACAAGTTCCTCCAGCTCGGGAGGAACAGTTTGAGATCCGAGGAATGGCACGAGGTTGCAGAAAAAGTTTCCGAGGAATTGAAAACAGAGAGAACGGTGACACAGTGTAGAAGCGTGTTGGACAAGCTGAAAAGAAGGTACAGGAAAGAGAAGGCTAGAATGGACGAAATTGGCCTTGGCTCTTGTAAATGGGCCTTCTTCAAGAAGATGGACATGTTGATGGCTTCCTCCGCAAGGCAAGAGTATGGACTTGCTTGTGGTGTGGATTCCGGGGAGTACGTGTTTATGAACACTAGGGTTTACTTAAACAGTTCCAATGGGTTTGATGAGATGAGGGACAGTCCTGGGGAGTCTGAGAGCGATGATGACGATGAAGAGGAGGatattggtggtggtggtggtggtggggaTGAGGATGAGGAGGAGGACAAGATGTCATACCGCGTGTTGGCAGATTCGATTCAGAAGTTTGGGAAGATATACGAGAAGATTGAGAATAGTAAGAGGCAGCAGATGATGGAGCTGGAGAAGATGAGGCTGGATTTTAACAGGGAGCTGGAGCTGCAGAAGAAGCAGATCCTCGAGAGGGCGCAGGCCGAGATTGCCAAAATTCAGGAAGTGGATGAGGAGGATACCGACACTTCCGGTGGGGAGAATCTCAGTGAATGATCTAGGTAGGTCAGTTGGTTGGTTATGAATTATGGGTGTATTTGGaattatttaatgatataaGCACTTTTGTAAGTATTTGGGAATTGGGAGAACTTGTGAAAATAACTTTTGATGTGTCCAGATGTTGACTTATGAATTATGATATGTTCAAAAGttgtttaaaacttattttaataaattctttgGAATAGTTTCAATTATAGAAATAACTTGTAGGTAAAACACTTGTATGATAAGTAATTAACTATAGGTGATCTCAATGAATGATGTAGGTAGGTTGGTTGCTGATTAAGGGTGCATTTGGAAgaagttatttttagtttatcagGACTTATCTTATATGATATAAGCACTTATGTAAGTCTTTGAGTCAGCTAATGAAAGTAGCTTATGAGTTATGATCTCTCAGTAAGTTGTTTTCAGCTTATTTCATGTAGgttataatttaaatgaaaatagcTTAACCTTATTATAAGGTTCAAAAAGACAGCTAAATAGTTCCCTGGATTAAGGTGTTATACTTTTAGGAACATGACTATGGTCAAACTAATTTCCTAAGGTGCTCAATAAATGCTTACTTCTAACCAAAACACTGTATGAATATTATTTATGGTTTGGTTCCAGATAGGAATATTCTCTGATGAAGGGTTGAATATATGCTCCACTTTATATTAGTTGATTTGGATTTTGGGAAGAAATCTTGAATatgattttactatttttcGTAAGGCTGTCTGTAGTCCTCTCTATTTTGTcaatgatttccttatcactgGAGTAATGGTACCCCGGCAATTGGTAATCaatgaagttaaaaaatttcaatggattgacaCAGTTATGGGCATGAACTTGTGAAAGGAGGTTCACTCTTTTAGCTATTTGAATAGCTCATGCACCAATGCACATCATATAAGAATCATTAACTTGATTTGGTTAGACTTTTCATATTACCTGAGTCCTCAGATCGCAGTCAAATGAAATTGGAACCACGCTTAAGTTTTATATGATAACAAACATTATATAAACCTAGTAATTGACTTATACATGCTTGTGAAGTGCTGAAAGTGATGTCTTACAAATCATATGAGAGACTGATTCATTGTgccataaaattaagaaaaactgACAGTGACAAAGAGGGACTAAACTCTTGAGTTTGTCCTTGAAATTTTTTACAACAGACACATCAGTCTTCTGGAATGTAAAATGCTTACATTTGTCCCTAGAAATCACAAATGTCAGTTATATTGGTCCTTTTGAGGGACTATGTCCCGTGCTTAATGACTAGTATGGCCAACATTTGTAATTTTTAGAGACTAATGCATCATCAGGGACAAACTTGAGGCTTCGTAAGAAAAATGATATGGAACAGTCTTTTCAATGTGAGTAGTGACTTAAGGAAATGGGCAAGGGTAGAGCCCAACAACTTGACTTTGATAAGGACTGacaatattacattaaaaaatttaaaactaaaggaTAAAAGAAAGAGAGTCAGGTATTGACAATTTAACATAACATTTGTATTGATAAGTAGCAAAAGGAGGTGTGGCTGATACCATTTGCTTAATCATATAGTAGATGTTTGAATGCTGAGGTGGCTCAAAATTCATTCTTTGGGATGCCAAACAACTTAAGAAGTTGGAAAATGTAATGATTAGTATCTGTGAAAAGTTCTTCTGAAAGATGAGATGCATGAAGAAATGGTGTTATACCACTTGCCTTACTTCTGAAAGTGCATTTGTTCTTATACCAATTGCCTTACCTCGATTGTTTGGTTTTACTAAAATCTAGTTATGGGGCAGTTTGCATTGCACTGATTCATTATGCGTAATAGGAGTGCTTTCATACTGTCTGTCTggacttataatttatattatatactagCGCACTtgactattaattttaaatggtgCAGGGCATCTGATTCTCTTGTATTTGAAAATGAGGAGATATGATCTTCGAAAGGGTGGTGATATCTGGATAGAGTGCACCAGTTTTGGAGGAAAGATTGTCTACAGGCTGGAAAAGAGCTGCACCCAGTAAGGTTTTCAAGTTTCAACCCTCGTGTACCCTGATAATGGGGTAGTTGATTCGAAAGAGTAATTTATTGTATGGGTAAGTTGCAATAAATTTGGTACTCTTTTAAATGATTTGCAGCACATTTATGTAAAACTCATTTCATCCAAATACGTGCCTTTGGAtggaaattattaattaagtgtTAATAGTATGCTAAAGTTAAACGCGCCAACTGCAATATGTCTCGTTGTCAccatttggaattttttttattatggcgCTTGAGCTCGAGCAACTCTTGCATAATGTCTATTAGACAACCGACTAAAAATTACTACGAATTAACATTAAAACCAGTTAGAGAGTCTGTTTGATATTTGAAAGTATGTTTCTAGCAATCCTCTTATTTTAGAAAtggttttgttggcttttttgttatttcaatgTATCATCAAAGAGTTTTTTGTTGGTCATGTCTAGCAAGCACTGAGCTGTTGGAATTGCTCCTCAGGCTCTAATTGCCATTTTCTTTATAGCattgttgaaatattttgttataacaTACAAAAAAAACCCGTCATTCTGGAAACTgaataagaaaaaggaaatggaTACTCTACAATAATTGGAAATCAGATGATCTGTATTTGGGAACAGATCTCCACTGAAAAAACAGAAAGTTGACATGGCCTAATGTTTTgatttcattgtttattttttaaaaacagaatgatattatattgataaaatttattgaaagatGAAAAGTTTTCATCCAATGACTATTAGTGTAGATCGAGGATCCATTTCCTTTATTCTTTTGCAGTTGTTAAAACCAAACTGACCAGGAttagaaaactaacaaaaaaaacagcCAAAATCAGTTTGAATTATATAAGTAGTAGTATAGAAAacgattttaaaatatagaaaaccatttaaaaatgtttatttatgagtttttaatttaaaataaacaagtgTTTATGCATAGATTGTTatgttttgaattatttattatgattcttttacaaaatatataatgagTTTTTAGGAttaatagtatattttattattattgattcaaCTTCAGTCTAATCACAATTAAGCTAATGAATCGTGGATCAGGGTTTTATCTGTTTAATagcaattttaaaaacatttttttgtgaGATAGCAAAACATTTTACTTCAATTTTTCATTCGATGGAGTAAATAAATAGATACATTAATTTGAACGCCAAAATTCATTGAAATGATTAGAGTTAATCTTTTTCGGTCTTGCTAAATATATTGACGTCATTATAATCTTCTTTCTGTGTACGGAACGCGAAACCAAAGGACAAAATTGTATGATTATTATCattgaataattaaattgatgttaatttTGTATGCTTGAAGGAATAAATCAATGACATTATTGATGGTCGAGAtttttgaagaaacaaaatgacatcgttttttataattgatgtgAAATTTCCTTAAATAACAAAAGTAGTGattgcataaatttaaaaaggggTTGACTCAAGCAAATAAGCATGGCCATTGTTGTAATAGATTTGGGCAGAGATGCTTTATTGACTGTGGAATACAAACCTAACTGAAGAGATTGCTTTGACTTTGCCCGTAAACTGAGGAATCAACAAACTAAAACTGGTTCGGATGCCAGCATTAGTGTGATATAATAaagtgtagtatttttttttatcaaagtttattaaaaatgttactTGGAGGAATTTAAACCTAtcatcttttctctctcttctttatcattttttaaccaTTGGACTAACCTTATATCtcctatataaaataataataaaaactcatgaaaaaatataaagtatagtaTATTATGAGATTGAAACcaaatcttgaaaaaataatgcaGTCACGGTTTACATTTCTCAGGATAGTAAGCAATGGAATGTTGTAATGAAATCAGAATATCCTCAAGGATGTAAAAAATGCAAAGACTTAGTTTTGCTAGTATCAGTGTGATACAAAGAACAGTATAATATGAGATTGAAACCAAGTCTTGAGTAAATAATGCATTCGTGGTTTATACTAAGTCGTGATATTAAGTAATGGAAGGTAGTAAATACTAATGAAATTAGAATTATTTCATCGaggatataaaaaatacaaagtttTGCTATCTTTTATGTATGTATGTGAGACaagaaaatgtatgttttatatatgttaaataatgGACTGTCCACTAAGATCAAGGAGTTGAATAAAATACTGCTATTGCTTTACATCAGCTGAAAAGAAGTTGAAAAACAAAGGGAGTGTGCTACAAAAACCAATGAATGGTGTAAAATTTGGTCTATAAGGGAAATAACTCATCCTTGAGACTAGGGCATGACCATTGTATCTGAATATATGTAATCTCCCACATATCATCTTCTTCTCTTGGTTCCAAAATTCCCTCATCCTTCATTTGTGTTATGATCTTTCTCAACAAATTACGGACTATTTCACCCAAATTTGATGAACCATACTGTCCCAAATCAGCCTTCATGCATGTGTCCATCCTTCTCAATAAGCCTAACCAGATTCCCCTAAATCCCGGAATCTCGGTTAATTGTCTGAATGACTGCAAGTACATATCTGACAACAACTCCACTGCAAGCTTAAGGGTCCCTTCCATACTCCTTGTTTCCCTCTCAGCATTTTCCCTCTTTGAGTACTCCAACATCTTGTCATGGATCTCATCAACCATGGCAAAAATCACAGAATTGAAATAGTGTTCGCAGTTTGGCGACAAGTAAAACAGTTCCTCAGCTAGATTGAAGCTCTTGTAAAGAGAAGAAACTGCATGGTTTCTTACCTCCTCCTGTCTTGATAAGCATGTCCTTCTGAATACTTCTCCAAGTTTCGATAATTGGCTCATGAAGTTTGCAGAAGCAACAGTACCTCTTGAATAGTCCTCTATGGAGGAATTGCTTGAGTAGCTTGCTATACTGGCATTGCTTCCCGGATCCGTGTATTGATTTCTGTGCCATTGAATCAACATTTTTACTGAACCAACCAATAGGTCTAGTatcatcttctttttttcccctgGAATGTTCTTGGCTAAGAAAAACCCAAAGGCAAAATCTACGCAATCTCCATAGTTTGTGCGTGATAAGCGAGTGCCATCAGAAAATAATGCTATCAGGACCTCAAATCCCACATCATAGTTCTCAGGATGCCTCCAAACAGGTGATAACAGATTTAGCACTGACTTCCATCCTATTTGAGTCTGCAAATTTGCATGGTATTCAATCAGTATTTTGCTACTTGAATGTGATATGACATCGTGAAACGTGTCGAGGATTTCTATATCAAGCTTCCACATTAAGTTTACGGACTTGAAAATAAGTTCCTCGGCTTGTTTTTCGtctcttggtgcagaaaagagCTTGAGACAGACCTTGAGAAGGCCTAAAATACCTT
It contains:
- the LOC100790166 gene encoding trihelix transcription factor ASIL2; the encoded protein is MKIEKFPKLHTVQNPSPILPFPKFNSFKSLPYNLDFASCNLSSIPMDDMEDDARYPPKSFSLNRQNPSHRHKHPIRAAPYHRPMPTRYQEPDDDEDDNEPDDFDDDEAENGYDDENNIAAYPRIPKKRKVVGTAAAGGSYEFAPRVNFSYGNSRGSGSGEEWNEHETFVLLEVWGDKFLQLGRNSLRSEEWHEVAEKVSEELKTERTVTQCRSVLDKLKRRYRKEKARMDEIGLGSCKWAFFKKMDMLMASSARQEYGLACGVDSGEYVFMNTRVYLNSSNGFDEMRDSPGESESDDDDEEEDIGGGGGGGDEDEEEDKMSYRVLADSIQKFGKIYEKIENSKRQQMMELEKMRLDFNRELELQKKQILERAQAEIAKIQEVDEEDTDTSGGENLSE